A window of Tursiops truncatus isolate mTurTru1 chromosome 8, mTurTru1.mat.Y, whole genome shotgun sequence contains these coding sequences:
- the USP2 gene encoding ubiquitin carboxyl-terminal hydrolase 2 isoform X3: MRTSYTVTLPEEPPAAPFPALAKELRPRSPLSPSLLLSTFVGLLLNKAKNSKSTQGLAGLRNLGNTCFMNSILQCLSNTRELRDYCLQRLYMRDLGHSSSAHTALMEEFAKLIQTIWTSSPNDVVSPSEFKTQIQRYAPRFVGYNQQDAQEFLRFLLDGLHNEVNRVTARPRSNPENFDHLPDDEKGRQMWRKYLEREDSRIGDLFVGQLKSSLTCTDCGYCSTVFDPFWDLSLPIAKRGYPEVTLMDCMRLFTKEDVLDGDEKPTCCRCRARKRCIKKFSIQRFPKILVLHLKRFSESRIRTSKLTTFVNFPLRDLDLREFASENTNHAVYNLYAVSNHSGTTMGGHYTAYCRSPVTGEWHTFNDSSVSPMSSGQVRTSDAYLLFYELASPPSRM, from the exons ATGCGCACCTCGTACACCGTGACCCTGCCTGAGGAGCCCCCCGCAGCCCCCTTTCCCGCCCTCGCCAAGGAGCTGCGGCCgcgctcccctctctccccttccctgctgctctccaccttCGTGGGGCTCCTGCTCAACAAAGCCAAG AATTCTAAGAGCACCCAGGGTCTGGCTGGTCTCCGAAACCTTGGGAACACG TGCTTCATGAACTCCATTCTGCAGTGCCTGAGCAACACCCGGGAGCTGAGGGACTACTGCCTCCAGAGGCTCTACATGCGGGACCTCGGCCACAGCAGCAGCGCACACACAGCCCTCATGGAAG AGTTTGCAAAACTAATCCAGACCATATGGACCTCATCCCCCAATGATGTGGTGAGCCCCTCTGAGTTCAAGACCCAGATCCAGAGATACGCACCGCGCTTCGTCGGCTATAA TCAGCAGGACGCTCAGGAGTTTCTTCGCTTCCTTCTGGACGGGCTCCACAATGAGGTGAACCGGGTCACAGCGAGGCCCAGGTCCAACCCTGAAAACTTCGACCATCTTCC TGATGATGAGAAAGGGCGCCAGATGTGGAGGAAATATCTAGAACGGGAAGACAGTCGGATCGGGG ATCTCTTTGTCGGGCAGCTGAAGAGCTCCCTGACGTGTACTGATTGTGGTTACTGTTCTACAGTCTTTGATCCCTTCTGGGACCTGTCTCTGCCCATTGCTAAG cGAGGTTATCCTGAGGTGACGTTAATGGACTGCATGAGGCTCTTCACCAAAGAGGATGTGCTTGATGGCGATGAAAAGCCA ACGTGCTGTCGCTGCCGAGCCAGAAAGCGGTGTATAAAGAAGTTCTCCATCCAGAGGTTCCCAAAGATCTTGGTGCTCC ATCTGAAGCGGTTCTCAGAATCCAGGATACGAACCAGCAAGCTTACAACATTTGTGAATTTCCCACTAAGAGACCTGGACTTGAGAGAATTTGCCTCAGAAAACACCA ACCACGCTGTTTACAACCTGTATGCTGTGTCCAATCACTCCGGAACCACCATGGGCGGCCATTACACAGCCTACTGCCGGAGCCCGGTGACGGGAGAATGGCACACGTTCAATGACTCCAG CGTCTCCCCCATGTCCTCCGGCCAAGTGCGCACCAGCGACGCCTACTTGCTCTTCTACGAGTTGGCCAGTCCACCCTCCCGCATGTAG
- the USP2 gene encoding ubiquitin carboxyl-terminal hydrolase 2 isoform X5, translated as MAQNSKSTQGLAGLRNLGNTCFMNSILQCLSNTRELRDYCLQRLYMRDLGHSSSAHTALMEEFAKLIQTIWTSSPNDVVSPSEFKTQIQRYAPRFVGYNQQDAQEFLRFLLDGLHNEVNRVTARPRSNPENFDHLPDDEKGRQMWRKYLEREDSRIGDLFVGQLKSSLTCTDCGYCSTVFDPFWDLSLPIAKRGYPEVTLMDCMRLFTKEDVLDGDEKPTCCRCRARKRCIKKFSIQRFPKILVLHLKRFSESRIRTSKLTTFVNFPLRDLDLREFASENTNHAVYNLYAVSNHSGTTMGGHYTAYCRSPVTGEWHTFNDSSVSPMSSGQVRTSDAYLLFYELASPPSRM; from the exons ATGGCACAG AATTCTAAGAGCACCCAGGGTCTGGCTGGTCTCCGAAACCTTGGGAACACG TGCTTCATGAACTCCATTCTGCAGTGCCTGAGCAACACCCGGGAGCTGAGGGACTACTGCCTCCAGAGGCTCTACATGCGGGACCTCGGCCACAGCAGCAGCGCACACACAGCCCTCATGGAAG AGTTTGCAAAACTAATCCAGACCATATGGACCTCATCCCCCAATGATGTGGTGAGCCCCTCTGAGTTCAAGACCCAGATCCAGAGATACGCACCGCGCTTCGTCGGCTATAA TCAGCAGGACGCTCAGGAGTTTCTTCGCTTCCTTCTGGACGGGCTCCACAATGAGGTGAACCGGGTCACAGCGAGGCCCAGGTCCAACCCTGAAAACTTCGACCATCTTCC TGATGATGAGAAAGGGCGCCAGATGTGGAGGAAATATCTAGAACGGGAAGACAGTCGGATCGGGG ATCTCTTTGTCGGGCAGCTGAAGAGCTCCCTGACGTGTACTGATTGTGGTTACTGTTCTACAGTCTTTGATCCCTTCTGGGACCTGTCTCTGCCCATTGCTAAG cGAGGTTATCCTGAGGTGACGTTAATGGACTGCATGAGGCTCTTCACCAAAGAGGATGTGCTTGATGGCGATGAAAAGCCA ACGTGCTGTCGCTGCCGAGCCAGAAAGCGGTGTATAAAGAAGTTCTCCATCCAGAGGTTCCCAAAGATCTTGGTGCTCC ATCTGAAGCGGTTCTCAGAATCCAGGATACGAACCAGCAAGCTTACAACATTTGTGAATTTCCCACTAAGAGACCTGGACTTGAGAGAATTTGCCTCAGAAAACACCA ACCACGCTGTTTACAACCTGTATGCTGTGTCCAATCACTCCGGAACCACCATGGGCGGCCATTACACAGCCTACTGCCGGAGCCCGGTGACGGGAGAATGGCACACGTTCAATGACTCCAG CGTCTCCCCCATGTCCTCCGGCCAAGTGCGCACCAGCGACGCCTACTTGCTCTTCTACGAGTTGGCCAGTCCACCCTCCCGCATGTAG
- the USP2 gene encoding ubiquitin carboxyl-terminal hydrolase 2 isoform X4, translated as MLVPGSTRPSSEKRQNSKSTQGLAGLRNLGNTCFMNSILQCLSNTRELRDYCLQRLYMRDLGHSSSAHTALMEEFAKLIQTIWTSSPNDVVSPSEFKTQIQRYAPRFVGYNQQDAQEFLRFLLDGLHNEVNRVTARPRSNPENFDHLPDDEKGRQMWRKYLEREDSRIGDLFVGQLKSSLTCTDCGYCSTVFDPFWDLSLPIAKRGYPEVTLMDCMRLFTKEDVLDGDEKPTCCRCRARKRCIKKFSIQRFPKILVLHLKRFSESRIRTSKLTTFVNFPLRDLDLREFASENTNHAVYNLYAVSNHSGTTMGGHYTAYCRSPVTGEWHTFNDSSVSPMSSGQVRTSDAYLLFYELASPPSRM; from the exons AATTCTAAGAGCACCCAGGGTCTGGCTGGTCTCCGAAACCTTGGGAACACG TGCTTCATGAACTCCATTCTGCAGTGCCTGAGCAACACCCGGGAGCTGAGGGACTACTGCCTCCAGAGGCTCTACATGCGGGACCTCGGCCACAGCAGCAGCGCACACACAGCCCTCATGGAAG AGTTTGCAAAACTAATCCAGACCATATGGACCTCATCCCCCAATGATGTGGTGAGCCCCTCTGAGTTCAAGACCCAGATCCAGAGATACGCACCGCGCTTCGTCGGCTATAA TCAGCAGGACGCTCAGGAGTTTCTTCGCTTCCTTCTGGACGGGCTCCACAATGAGGTGAACCGGGTCACAGCGAGGCCCAGGTCCAACCCTGAAAACTTCGACCATCTTCC TGATGATGAGAAAGGGCGCCAGATGTGGAGGAAATATCTAGAACGGGAAGACAGTCGGATCGGGG ATCTCTTTGTCGGGCAGCTGAAGAGCTCCCTGACGTGTACTGATTGTGGTTACTGTTCTACAGTCTTTGATCCCTTCTGGGACCTGTCTCTGCCCATTGCTAAG cGAGGTTATCCTGAGGTGACGTTAATGGACTGCATGAGGCTCTTCACCAAAGAGGATGTGCTTGATGGCGATGAAAAGCCA ACGTGCTGTCGCTGCCGAGCCAGAAAGCGGTGTATAAAGAAGTTCTCCATCCAGAGGTTCCCAAAGATCTTGGTGCTCC ATCTGAAGCGGTTCTCAGAATCCAGGATACGAACCAGCAAGCTTACAACATTTGTGAATTTCCCACTAAGAGACCTGGACTTGAGAGAATTTGCCTCAGAAAACACCA ACCACGCTGTTTACAACCTGTATGCTGTGTCCAATCACTCCGGAACCACCATGGGCGGCCATTACACAGCCTACTGCCGGAGCCCGGTGACGGGAGAATGGCACACGTTCAATGACTCCAG CGTCTCCCCCATGTCCTCCGGCCAAGTGCGCACCAGCGACGCCTACTTGCTCTTCTACGAGTTGGCCAGTCCACCCTCCCGCATGTAG
- the MFRP gene encoding membrane frizzled-related protein: protein MKDCSDIILCVEATELSKTEFCNPAFEPESGPPCPLPSLQEDASCSTRAPWHGRRPRGLQPDCHFSWLCVLLLASLLLLLLGLLVAIILAQLQATAASGPSHHPLPSQGLTTIGSTPTPIPTTSQATGTPKGQPEAGVSPAPQSTCGGLLPGPRGFFSSPDYPDPYPPNAHCVWHIQVATDHAIQLKIEALSVESVASCLFDRLEISPEPEGPLLRVCGRVPPPTLNTNASHLRVAFVSDSSVEGSGFHAWYQAVAPGHGSCAHDEFPCDQLVCLLPDSVCDGFASCADGSDEANCSAKFSGCGGNLTGLQGTFSAPSYLQQYPHQQLCTWHISVPAGHGVELLFHNFSLEAQDECKFDYVEVYETRNSGALSLLGRFCGAEPPPRLISSHHQLAVLFRTEHGISIGGFSATYRALNATENPCGPGEFSCRDGGCKNLQWMCGMWRDCTESSDDNCSIPLLPPPELACEPVQVEMCIGLSYNTTAFPNIWVGMATQEEVVEVLRGYKSLTSLPCYQNFRRLLCGLLVPHCTPLGSVLPPCRSVCQEAERQCQSGLALLGTPWPFNCNRLPEAAGLEACAQP from the exons ATGAAGGACTGCTCAGACATCATCCTCTGCGTGGAGGCGACAGAGCTGAGCAAG ACTGAATTCTGCAATCCTGCTTTTGAGCCTGAATCAGGGCCACCTTGCCCCCTACCCAGCCTCCAGGAGGACGCCAGCTGCAGCACCCGAGCTCCCTGGCATG GTCGGCGTCCCCGAGGGCTGCAGCCTGACTGCCACTTCTCCTGGCTGTGTGTCCTCCTGCTGGCCAgcctgctgctgttgctgctggggCTGCTGGTGGCCATCATCCTGGCCC AACTGCAGGCTACAGCCGCGTCCGGGCCCTCCCATCATCCACTGCCTTCCCAAGGCCTCACCACCATTGGCtccacccccactcccatccccaccaCCTCTCAGGCAACTGGGACCCCTAAAGGGCAACCGGAGGCAGGCGTGAGCCCCGCACCCCAGTCGA cctgtgggggcCTCCTTCCTGGCCCAAGGGGCTTCTTCAGCAGCCCCGACTACCCAGACCCTTACCCACCCAACGCCCACTGCGTGTGGCATATCCAAGTGGCCACAGACCATGCAATACAGCTCAAGATCGAAGCTCTCAGCGTGGAGAGTGTGGCCTCCTGTCTTTTTGATCGCTTGGAAATCTCCCCCGAGCCTGAAGGCCCCCTCCTCAG AGTGTGTGGGAGGGTGCCTCCCCCGACACTCAACACCAATGCCAGCCACCTCCGCGTGGCCTTCGTCTCCGACAGCAGCGTGGAAGGATCTGGCTTCCATGCCTGGTACCAGGCCGTGGCCCCCGGTCATG GGAGCTGTGCCCACGATGAGTTCCCCTGCGACCAGCTCGTCTGCCTGCTACCCGACTCGGTGTGCGACGGCTTTGCCAGTTGCGCTGATGGCAGTGACGAGGCCAACTGCAGCGCCAAGTTCTCGG GGTGTGGGGGGAACCTGACTGGGCTCCAGGGCACTTTCTCTGCTCCCAGCTACCTGCAGCAGTACCCTCACCAACAG CTTTGCACCTGGCACATCTCGGTGCCCGCTGGACATGGCGTCGAACTGCTGTTCCACAACTTCAGCCTGGAAGCTCAGGACGAGTGCAAGTTTGACTACGTGGAAGTGTATGAGACCCGCAACTCAGGGGCCCTCAGCCTCCTGGGCAG GTTCTGTGGAGCAGAGCCGCCTCCGCGCCTCATCTCCTCGCACCACCAGCTGGCTGTGCTCTTTAGGACAGAACATGGCATCAGCATCGGGGGCTTCTCGGCCACCTACCGGGCCCTCAATGCCACAGAGA ACCCCTGTGGGCCCGGAGAGTTCTCCTGCCGGGATGGAGGGTGTAAGAATCTGCAGTGGATGTGTGGCATGTGGAGAGACTGCACAGAGAGCAGCGATGACAACTGCAGCATCCCCTTGCTCCCACCCCCAG aGCTGGCCTGTGAACCTGTCCAGGTGGAGATGTGCATCGGTCTGAGCTACAACACCACGGCTTTCCCTAACATCTGGGTGGGCATGGCCAcccaggaggaggtggtggaggtcCTCAGAGGTTACAAG AGCCTGACAAGCCTGCCCTGCTACCAGAATTTCCGGAGGCTCCTTTGTGGGCTACTTGTGCCCCACTGCACCCCGCTAGGCAGTGTCCTTCCCCCTTGCCGCTCTGTCTGCCAGGAGGCAGAGCGCCAGTGCCAGTCTGGCCTGGCACTACTGGGCACCCCCTGGCCCTTTAACTGCAACAGGCTGCCTGAGGCAGCTGGCTTGGAGGCTTGTGCCCAGCCCTGA
- the C1QTNF5 gene encoding complement C1q tumor necrosis factor-related protein 5 isoform X2, which produces MAVGWGPSRLRRGGDRGRSQDSGSRLLSCPAHRRPEARGVRAPRASAMRPLLALLLLGLAAGSPPLDDNKIPSLCPGHPGLPGTPGHHGSQGLPGRDGRDGRDGAPGAPGEKGEGGRPGKKRLRWEAGLPGPRGEPGPRGEAGPVGAAGPAGECSVPPRSAFSAKRSESRVPPPSDAPLPFDRVLVNEQGHYDAVTGKFTCHVPGVYYFAVHATVYRASLQFDLVKNGESIASFFQFFGGWPKPASLSGGTMVRLEPKDQVWVQVGVGDYIGIYASIKTDSTFSGFLVYSDWHNSPVFA; this is translated from the exons atggcagtggggtggggaccGAGCCGGCTGCGCCGGGGCGGGGACCGAGGCAGGTCCCAGGATTCTGGGTCCCGACTCCTGTCCTGCCCAGCCCACAGACGACCAGAGGCCCGCGGCGTCCGGGCTCCGCGTGCCAGCGCCATGAGGCCGCTCCTCGCTCTGCTGCTCCTGGGCTTGGCGGCCGGCTCGCCCCCGCTGGACGACAACAAGATCCCCAGCCTGTGCCCGGGGCACCCCGGCCTCCCCGGCACGCCGGGCCACCATGGCAGCCAGGGTCTGCCCGGCCGCGACGGCCGCGACGGCCGCGACGGCGCCCCCGGCGCTCCGGGAGAGAAAGGCGAGGGCGGGAGGCCGGGTAAGAAGCGCCTCCGCTGGGAGGCTG gccTCCCAGGGCCGCGTGGGGAGCCCGGGCCGCGAGGAGAAGCAGGCCCCGTGGGGGCGGCCGGGCCGGCAGGCGAGTGCTCGGTGCCTCCGCGCTCCGCCTTCAGTGCCAAGCGCTCAGAGAGCCGGGTGCCCCCGCCGTCGGACGCGCCCCTACCCTTCGACCGCGTGCTGGTGAATGAGCAGGGACATTACGACGCCGTCACCGGCAAGTTCACCTGCCACGTGCCCGGGGTCTACTACTTCGCCGTCCACGCCACCGTCTACCGGGCTAGCCTGCAGTTCGATCTGGTCAAGAATGGAGAGTCCATCGCCTCTTTCTTCCAGTTCTTCGGGGGGTGGCCCAAGCCAGCCTCGCTCTCCGGGGGCACCATGGTGAGGCTGGAGCCCAAAGACCAGGTGTGGGTACAGGTGGGCGTGGGTGACTATATTGGCATCTACGCCAGCATCAAGACAGACAGCACCTTCTCTGGATTTCTAGTGTATTCTGACTGGCACAACTCCCCAGTCTTCGCTTGA
- the C1QTNF5 gene encoding complement C1q tumor necrosis factor-related protein 5 isoform X1: MRPLLALLLLGLAAGSPPLDDNKIPSLCPGHPGLPGTPGHHGSQGLPGRDGRDGRDGAPGAPGEKGEGGRPGLPGPRGEPGPRGEAGPVGAAGPAGECSVPPRSAFSAKRSESRVPPPSDAPLPFDRVLVNEQGHYDAVTGKFTCHVPGVYYFAVHATVYRASLQFDLVKNGESIASFFQFFGGWPKPASLSGGTMVRLEPKDQVWVQVGVGDYIGIYASIKTDSTFSGFLVYSDWHNSPVFA, encoded by the exons ATGAGGCCGCTCCTCGCTCTGCTGCTCCTGGGCTTGGCGGCCGGCTCGCCCCCGCTGGACGACAACAAGATCCCCAGCCTGTGCCCGGGGCACCCCGGCCTCCCCGGCACGCCGGGCCACCATGGCAGCCAGGGTCTGCCCGGCCGCGACGGCCGCGACGGCCGCGACGGCGCCCCCGGCGCTCCGGGAGAGAAAGGCGAGGGCGGGAGGCCGG gccTCCCAGGGCCGCGTGGGGAGCCCGGGCCGCGAGGAGAAGCAGGCCCCGTGGGGGCGGCCGGGCCGGCAGGCGAGTGCTCGGTGCCTCCGCGCTCCGCCTTCAGTGCCAAGCGCTCAGAGAGCCGGGTGCCCCCGCCGTCGGACGCGCCCCTACCCTTCGACCGCGTGCTGGTGAATGAGCAGGGACATTACGACGCCGTCACCGGCAAGTTCACCTGCCACGTGCCCGGGGTCTACTACTTCGCCGTCCACGCCACCGTCTACCGGGCTAGCCTGCAGTTCGATCTGGTCAAGAATGGAGAGTCCATCGCCTCTTTCTTCCAGTTCTTCGGGGGGTGGCCCAAGCCAGCCTCGCTCTCCGGGGGCACCATGGTGAGGCTGGAGCCCAAAGACCAGGTGTGGGTACAGGTGGGCGTGGGTGACTATATTGGCATCTACGCCAGCATCAAGACAGACAGCACCTTCTCTGGATTTCTAGTGTATTCTGACTGGCACAACTCCCCAGTCTTCGCTTGA
- the RNF26 gene encoding E3 ubiquitin-protein ligase RNF26 produces the protein MEAVYLVVNGVGLLLDVLTLVLDLNFLLVSSLLASLAWLLAFIYNLPHTVLTSLLHLGRGVLLSLLAFIEAVVPFTFGGFQALCTVLYSCCSGLESLKLLGHLASHGALRSREILHRGVLNMVSNGHALLRQVCDVCGITMSLVAYVINSLVNICLIGTQNLFSLVLALWDAVMGPLWRMTDVVAAFLAHISSSAVAMSILLWTPCQLVLELLASAARLLASFVLVNVTGLVLLACVLAVTVTLLHPDLTLRLATQALSQLHARPSYHRLREDVVRLSRLALGLETWRRVWSRSLQLASWPNRGGAPGAPQGGPRRVPSARTWRQDALPEAGPRSEAEEEEVRMARVTAARGRERLNVEEPVTGQDPWKLLKEQEERKKCVICQDQSKTVLLLPCRHLCLCQACTEILMRHPVYHRNCPLCRRGILQTLNVYL, from the coding sequence ATGGAGGCTGTGTACCTGGTAGTGAATGGGGTGGGCCTGTTGCTGGATGTGCTGACCTTGGTGTTGGACCTCAACTTCCTGCTGGTGTCCTCCCTCCTGGCTTCCCTGGCCTGGCTCCTGGCCTTCATCTACAACCTGCCACATACGGTACTGACTAGTCTTCTGCACTTGGGCCGTGGAGTCTTGCTGTCACTGCTGGCCTTCATCGAAGCCGTGGTTCCCTTCACCTTTGGGGGCTTTCAGGCCTTGTGTACCGTACTATACAGCTGCTGTTCTGGCCTGGAGAGCTTAAAGCTCCTGGGGCACCTGGCCTCCCACGGGGCGCTTAGGAGCCGGGAGATCCTGCACCGGGGTGTCCTCAATATGGTCTCCAATGGCCATGCTTTGCTGCGCCAGGTCTGTGACGTCTGTGGCATCACCATGAGCCTGGTGGCCTATGTGATCAATAGCCTGGTCAACATCTGCCTCATTGGCACTCAGAACCTCTTCTCCCTGGTGCTGGCCCTGTGGGATGCAGTGATGGGACCGCTGTGGAGGATGACGGATGTAGTGGCTGCTTTCCTAGCCCACATTTCCAGCAGTGCTGTGGCCATGTCCATCCTCCTCTGGACCCCCTGCCAACTGGTACTGGAGCTCTTGGCCTCCGCTGCCCGCCTCCTGGCCAGCTTTGTGCTTGTCAATGTCACTGGCCTGGTGCTGCTGGCTTGCGTGCTGGCAGTGACAGTGACTCTGTTGCACCCGGACCTCACCCTGAGGCTGGCCACCCAGGCGCTCAGTCAGCTCCATGCCCGGCCATCCTACCACCGGCTCAGAGAGGATGTTGTGCGGCTCTCTCGCTTAGCACTGGGCTTGGAGACCTGGCGCCGAGTCTGGAGCCGTAGCCTGCAGCTGGCGAGCTGGCCTAACCGGGGAGGGGCCCCTGGGGCCCCCCAGGGTGGCCCTAGGAGGGTGCCCTCAGCCAGGACCTGGCGACAGGACGCTCTTCCTGAAGCTGGGCCCAGATCAGAGGCAGAAGAAGAGGAGGTCAGGATGGCCAGAGTGACAGCTGCCCGGGGCCGGGAGAGGCTCAATGTGGAGGAGCCTGTAACTGGGCAAGACCCATGGAAATTGCTGAAGGAGCAAGAGGAGCGGAAGAAGTGCGTCATCTGCCAGGACCAGAGCAAGACGGTGCTGCTTCTGCCTTGTCGGCACCTGTGCCTCTGCCAGGCCTGCACTGAGATCCTGATGCGCCACCCTGTCTACCACCGCAACTGCCCACTGTGCCGCCGGGGCATCCTGCAGACCCTCAACGTCTACCTCTGA